A single window of Syntrophotalea acetylenica DNA harbors:
- a CDS encoding TonB-dependent receptor plug domain-containing protein, with protein MRKSRVWMAAWVLSVCLMPLFPAAAETVASDEVFTLGEVIVSGEEQVVNLATTVTEVTAEDIKQRGAQTVAEALEQLPGVDVQKGGKSQNYVSIRGFDQSDVKVLVDGVPVHEQYYRTLDLDQIPVDSIAKITVTKGASSVLYGSNTMGGVINIITKKAGAKPSATVSGAWGDYGTERYSASVSGPAGKFNYWLGYTYRHSNGWRLSDDYDEDYWAAQYSTYTKDDGGLRDDSGYLQHTFNTKFGFEPNNDTKLYLTFDYHDNEKGIPSDGWYFDEWRQWQISLVGEHRFNDMLRVKARGFYVDHKDTLLETEWDDRDWFYKSSYDGYSVGGELQAFMDFGKWSFLKVGVSYLRDNTKQEEILAPGGSWEDAGEYESDTYSFGVEDEIRVSDWLAFTVGASYDYFDPRKASGQPVPDSVDAFNPQLGVIVNLTDSTMLHGSVGKKIRFPHLKELFSESVGGNPDLDPQETIAYEVGVSHAFNDAVSGSVAFFYNDIKDLIVRDYVAGYDDRVYYNVGKANILGVEFSLGADITERFWVGVNYTYLNTEDEELDRELAERARHRANLDMRYRFPFGLAVSTQLSYVNRYYYEKEVARRTYEWTKGTDFLLLNARAEQSLGELWGVSGKAFVEVTNLTDRDYEESGELMPGRNFLAGLSFTY; from the coding sequence ATGAGAAAAAGTCGAGTCTGGATGGCGGCTTGGGTGCTATCCGTCTGCCTGATGCCGCTTTTCCCGGCGGCGGCGGAAACGGTCGCCAGCGATGAGGTGTTTACTCTCGGTGAGGTTATTGTCAGCGGCGAGGAGCAGGTCGTCAACCTGGCGACGACGGTCACCGAAGTCACCGCGGAGGACATCAAGCAGCGCGGTGCGCAGACCGTGGCCGAGGCCCTTGAGCAGCTGCCGGGCGTGGATGTGCAAAAAGGGGGTAAATCGCAGAACTACGTGAGCATCCGCGGCTTTGACCAGAGCGACGTCAAGGTGCTGGTCGACGGCGTGCCGGTTCATGAACAGTACTACCGGACCCTCGACCTCGACCAGATTCCCGTCGATTCAATCGCTAAAATAACGGTCACCAAAGGTGCGTCCTCGGTGCTGTACGGTTCCAATACCATGGGCGGGGTTATCAACATCATCACCAAAAAAGCGGGCGCCAAGCCAAGTGCGACCGTTTCCGGGGCCTGGGGCGATTACGGAACGGAGCGTTACAGTGCCAGCGTCAGCGGGCCGGCCGGCAAGTTCAACTACTGGTTGGGCTATACCTACCGCCATTCCAACGGCTGGCGCCTGTCCGATGATTACGACGAGGACTACTGGGCGGCTCAATACAGCACCTACACCAAGGATGACGGCGGCCTGCGGGACGACAGCGGCTATCTCCAGCATACCTTCAACACCAAGTTCGGCTTTGAGCCGAACAATGATACCAAGCTGTACCTCACCTTCGATTACCACGACAACGAAAAAGGCATCCCTTCCGACGGCTGGTATTTTGACGAGTGGCGCCAATGGCAGATCAGCCTGGTCGGCGAACACCGCTTCAATGACATGCTGCGCGTCAAGGCGCGCGGCTTTTACGTCGATCACAAGGACACCCTGCTGGAAACGGAGTGGGATGACCGTGATTGGTTTTATAAATCCAGCTATGACGGCTACTCCGTTGGTGGCGAGCTGCAGGCCTTCATGGATTTCGGCAAGTGGAGCTTTCTCAAAGTCGGCGTGAGCTATCTGAGGGACAATACCAAACAGGAGGAGATTCTGGCGCCGGGTGGCTCCTGGGAAGATGCCGGTGAATACGAGTCCGACACCTACTCCTTCGGTGTGGAGGATGAAATCAGGGTCAGCGACTGGCTGGCATTCACGGTCGGCGCCAGCTACGACTATTTCGATCCCCGCAAGGCCAGCGGCCAGCCGGTACCTGACAGCGTCGACGCCTTCAACCCGCAGCTTGGCGTAATCGTCAACCTTACCGACAGCACCATGCTGCACGGCTCGGTCGGCAAAAAGATCCGTTTCCCGCATCTCAAGGAACTTTTCAGTGAATCCGTCGGCGGCAATCCGGATCTCGATCCCCAGGAAACCATCGCCTATGAAGTTGGCGTAAGTCATGCCTTCAACGATGCGGTCAGCGGCTCGGTGGCTTTTTTCTATAACGACATCAAGGACCTGATCGTGCGGGATTACGTAGCCGGGTATGACGACAGGGTCTACTACAACGTCGGCAAGGCCAACATCCTGGGCGTGGAATTCTCTCTGGGCGCCGATATCACCGAGCGCTTCTGGGTTGGGGTCAACTATACTTATCTCAATACCGAAGACGAAGAGCTGGATCGCGAACTGGCCGAACGCGCCCGTCACCGCGCCAACCTCGACATGCGTTACCGCTTCCCCTTCGGCCTGGCGGTCTCGACGCAGCTGTCCTATGTAAATCGCTACTACTATGAGAAAGAGGTCGCCCGCAGGACCTATGAATGGACCAAAGGAACCGATTTTCTGCTGTTGAATGCCCGTGCCGAGCAGTCCCTTGGCGAGCTCTGGGGAGTCAGCGGCAAGGCCTTTGTTGAAGTGACCAACCTTACCGACCGTGATTACGAAGAAAGTGGCGAATTGATGCCCGGGCGCAATTTCCTGGCGGGACTTTCTTTTACTTACTGA
- a CDS encoding TIGR04442 family protein yields the protein MKHQEVRLHGQATDSIEYYVTVASAEAYRSYFYEVSGASLRIFSPGNELIIDAEGLSHRGNGGSFCEYMFGVEQPLADLIKEEVRNRLVMFGASSRNDGSLLFSNRTDGYEEYDRVFLEGNAVHNYFFFIFGSVSGPLQDQQEEILRLAGKDLKRFPFVGEGDDGRLVEELLPLLGHRSALYLIKLINTKHKRYRDTFRELYHAHQNIPDPEFARLVQLAEDLGIDSYQQERIRIDVMYKHAANRPIVDEYKNILVDCKLKGRMGATESARLTRLKTLSVRSKIPSALFYALDEVLKPELLVSTQEQDYLSETRQILEGIFLHERQIDARIDREDLVQLLKAKRRAVENRDYAFEQMLLEAAKACDEKVRDGADVFLVENFSRIITYFDLFDSTSEHINQLAFMDKIRFSEELVRSLLNNKKEFDTLGKDLFDDLFFTGILQNRYLGQFGRRKLLALRKGLTAIEEGRLTLQGMQRLISDICRQEEQFNMLLTHTKERIRNFYSRYGTPSEQQMLLAEVVRETGLNGTVDDELLNKLFRRVVHHVQMEELYLHNLLPRVVAGNNRALRDDFLNNSGLDRFYVEELEREYFEYNGLDMELLSRLNEN from the coding sequence ATGAAGCATCAGGAAGTGCGCCTGCACGGCCAGGCCACCGACAGCATCGAATACTACGTTACCGTCGCCTCGGCCGAAGCTTACCGCAGTTATTTTTACGAGGTGTCCGGAGCGTCTCTGCGCATCTTCTCGCCGGGCAATGAGCTGATTATCGATGCCGAGGGCCTTTCTCACCGGGGCAACGGCGGCTCCTTCTGCGAATACATGTTCGGCGTCGAGCAGCCTCTTGCCGACCTCATCAAGGAAGAGGTGCGCAACCGGCTGGTCATGTTCGGCGCCAGCAGCCGCAATGACGGATCGCTGCTGTTTTCCAACCGCACCGATGGTTATGAGGAATACGACCGCGTCTTTCTTGAAGGCAATGCGGTGCATAACTACTTCTTTTTCATTTTCGGCTCTGTGTCGGGCCCGCTGCAGGACCAGCAGGAAGAGATTCTGCGCCTCGCCGGCAAGGACCTGAAGCGCTTTCCGTTTGTTGGCGAGGGGGATGACGGCCGCCTGGTTGAGGAGCTGCTGCCACTGCTCGGACACCGCAGCGCCCTGTACCTGATCAAACTGATCAACACCAAGCACAAGCGCTACCGCGACACCTTTCGCGAGCTTTACCACGCCCACCAGAACATTCCGGATCCGGAATTCGCACGGCTGGTGCAGCTGGCCGAAGACCTCGGCATCGACAGTTACCAGCAGGAGCGCATCCGCATCGATGTCATGTACAAGCATGCCGCCAACCGTCCTATCGTCGATGAATACAAGAACATCCTTGTTGACTGCAAGCTCAAGGGCCGCATGGGCGCCACCGAAAGCGCCCGCCTGACCCGGCTCAAAACCCTGTCCGTGCGCAGCAAGATCCCCTCGGCCCTGTTCTATGCCCTTGATGAGGTGCTCAAGCCGGAATTGCTGGTCAGTACCCAGGAGCAGGACTATCTTTCGGAGACCCGCCAGATACTCGAAGGCATCTTTTTGCATGAACGGCAGATCGACGCCCGTATCGATCGTGAAGATCTGGTACAGTTGCTGAAAGCCAAGCGCCGCGCCGTGGAAAACCGGGATTACGCTTTTGAGCAGATGCTGCTGGAGGCGGCCAAAGCCTGCGACGAAAAGGTGCGCGACGGAGCCGACGTTTTTCTGGTGGAGAATTTCTCGCGCATCATTACTTATTTCGATCTGTTCGACAGCACTTCGGAGCATATCAATCAGCTTGCCTTCATGGACAAGATCCGGTTTTCCGAAGAGCTGGTGCGCAGCCTTCTCAACAACAAGAAAGAATTCGATACCCTTGGCAAGGACCTGTTTGACGACCTGTTTTTCACCGGCATCCTGCAGAACCGTTATCTCGGCCAGTTCGGCCGGCGCAAGCTCCTGGCGCTGCGCAAGGGGTTGACCGCCATCGAAGAGGGACGCTTGACCCTGCAGGGGATGCAACGTCTGATCAGCGATATCTGTCGGCAGGAAGAACAGTTCAATATGCTGCTGACCCACACTAAGGAACGCATCCGCAATTTTTATTCCCGCTACGGCACTCCCTCGGAGCAGCAGATGCTGCTGGCGGAGGTGGTGCGGGAGACGGGACTCAACGGTACCGTCGACGATGAGCTGCTGAACAAGCTTTTCCGCCGCGTTGTCCATCATGTGCAGATGGAGGAACTGTATCTGCACAATCTTCTGCCCCGCGTTGTCGCCGGAAACAACCGTGCTCTGCGCGACGATTTTCTCAACAACAGCGGCCTGGACCGCTTTTACGTTGAAGAGCTCGAGCGGGAATATTTCGAGTACAACGGCCTGGACATGGAACTTTTGTCCCGGTTAAACGAGAATTGA
- a CDS encoding GPMC system MBL fold metallohydrolase, with translation MASPQTMNIVLLGTGTSTGVPMLGCCCDVCRSCDPRDRRTRCSALISWGDRNILIDTGADLYHQALREGVARVDAVLYTHAHADHVHGIDDLRAFNMVSRQSIPIFGSAATMAVIRRNFSYIFDRGIQEGFRPRLDPWDIHGPFSLFGLPVEPIPLRHGSGASSGYRIGPFAYLTDCNGVPETSMERLGGLELLVLDGLRFRSHPSHFSIGEAIEVASRIGARRTLLTHLCHEVSHARHNRELPPGIELAYDGQCFHLFVEAAGRTGCLPKPEPRLPREAADRIRL, from the coding sequence GTGGCAAGCCCTCAAACCATGAACATTGTGCTGCTCGGCACAGGCACCAGCACCGGGGTCCCCATGCTCGGGTGCTGCTGTGATGTCTGCCGTTCGTGCGATCCCCGCGACCGGCGCACACGCTGCAGTGCCCTGATTTCCTGGGGCGATCGCAATATCCTGATCGATACCGGCGCCGACCTGTATCACCAGGCTCTGCGCGAGGGAGTTGCCCGGGTGGACGCGGTGCTTTATACCCATGCTCACGCCGACCATGTGCATGGCATCGATGATTTGCGGGCCTTCAACATGGTCAGCAGACAATCCATTCCGATTTTCGGCTCCGCCGCCACCATGGCGGTGATCCGGCGCAATTTCAGCTACATATTTGACCGCGGGATTCAGGAGGGGTTCCGTCCCCGGCTCGACCCCTGGGACATTCATGGTCCTTTCAGTCTGTTCGGCCTTCCCGTCGAGCCGATCCCGTTGCGGCACGGCTCAGGCGCATCCAGCGGCTATCGCATTGGTCCTTTCGCTTATCTGACCGATTGCAACGGGGTGCCCGAAACTTCCATGGAGCGCCTCGGAGGACTTGAGCTGCTGGTGCTTGACGGCTTGCGGTTTCGTTCCCATCCGAGCCATTTCTCCATTGGTGAAGCCATCGAAGTGGCGAGCCGTATCGGCGCCCGTCGCACCCTGCTGACTCATTTGTGTCACGAGGTCAGCCACGCACGACACAATCGGGAACTGCCCCCGGGAATCGAGCTGGCTTATGACGGCCAGTGTTTCCATCTTTTTGTCGAGGCCGCCGGGAGAACCGGCTGTCTTCCCAAACCCGAGCCGCGTTTGCCGCGCGAGGCCGCCGACCGGATCCGACTATGA
- a CDS encoding leucyl aminopeptidase: MQIAAVCAPALTLETDCLILGVWQEHTDALPLRELDVSLRGALRQALDSKAFSGKEGETLLFPTGDTLPAARVLLVGLGFRAKASAAALRRATAEAALILQQQRLSEACVALSEPPPADLAADLAMQALVEGLILAGYRFDRYRTQKRDELPPRWESLRLLVAEKEFLEPSAKGLDRARRICAGVTLARDLVNEPGNVKSPEFLAEQSRQLAAKHGLRCTVLDQQDLSREKFGALLAVAGGSARPPRLIIMEYTGGNPSDKPLALIGKGVVFDSGGISLKPGEKMDEMKMDMAGAAAVLGTLDAAAALRLPVNLVGIIPAVENLPSATAYRPGDIVTALSGRTIEILNTDAEGRLILADALSYAARFEPRAIIDLATLTGACIIALGHEASAVLSNRDELARQLIAAGEDSAERVWQLPLWEDYARQIRSDIADVKNTGGRPAGTITAAAFLQQFVPDCPWAHIDIAGTAWEEKGTALRPKGATGVGVRLLIAFLMRNG, from the coding sequence ATGCAAATCGCCGCTGTCTGTGCTCCTGCCCTGACCCTGGAAACCGACTGTCTGATCCTCGGCGTCTGGCAGGAACACACCGATGCCCTGCCGCTCAGGGAGCTCGACGTGTCTCTGCGAGGCGCCTTGCGTCAAGCCCTGGACAGCAAGGCTTTTTCCGGCAAAGAGGGCGAGACCCTGCTGTTCCCGACTGGTGACACGCTCCCTGCCGCACGGGTGCTGCTGGTTGGCCTGGGATTTCGCGCCAAAGCATCCGCGGCAGCCTTGCGCCGGGCAACCGCCGAAGCCGCCCTCATCCTGCAGCAGCAGCGGCTCTCCGAAGCCTGCGTGGCGCTGTCCGAACCGCCGCCCGCCGACCTCGCCGCGGACCTGGCAATGCAGGCTCTGGTGGAGGGATTGATACTCGCAGGCTACCGGTTTGATCGCTACCGCACTCAAAAACGCGATGAATTGCCGCCCCGATGGGAAAGCCTGCGTCTGCTCGTTGCGGAAAAGGAGTTCCTGGAACCCTCCGCAAAAGGTCTCGACAGGGCGCGGCGGATCTGCGCCGGCGTGACCCTGGCCCGCGACCTGGTCAATGAACCGGGAAACGTCAAGTCCCCGGAATTCCTTGCGGAACAGTCTCGGCAACTGGCCGCGAAACACGGCCTTAGATGCACTGTGCTGGATCAGCAGGATCTGTCTCGCGAGAAGTTTGGCGCCCTGCTCGCCGTAGCCGGGGGTAGCGCCCGGCCGCCACGCCTGATTATCATGGAATACACTGGCGGCAACCCGTCCGACAAACCTCTGGCGCTGATCGGCAAGGGCGTGGTCTTTGACTCCGGAGGGATCTCCCTGAAACCCGGAGAAAAAATGGATGAAATGAAAATGGACATGGCCGGCGCCGCCGCCGTGCTCGGCACCCTGGATGCCGCGGCCGCGCTGCGACTGCCGGTAAATCTGGTTGGCATCATTCCGGCAGTGGAAAACCTGCCGTCGGCCACGGCATACCGACCCGGCGACATCGTCACCGCGCTGTCCGGGCGCACCATCGAAATACTCAACACCGACGCCGAGGGCCGGCTGATTCTCGCCGACGCTCTGAGCTATGCCGCACGTTTCGAACCCCGCGCCATCATCGACCTGGCCACCCTTACCGGTGCCTGTATCATCGCCCTGGGGCACGAAGCGTCAGCCGTTCTCAGCAATCGGGATGAATTGGCCCGGCAACTGATCGCCGCCGGAGAAGACAGCGCGGAACGAGTCTGGCAACTGCCCCTGTGGGAAGACTACGCCAGGCAGATCCGAAGCGATATCGCCGACGTGAAAAACACCGGCGGACGCCCTGCCGGCACCATCACCGCCGCGGCATTCCTGCAGCAGTTCGTCCCCGATTGTCCCTGGGCCCATATCGATATCGCCGGCACCGCATGGGAAGAAAAAGGCACCGCCTTACGTCCCAAGGGGGCCACAGGGGTTGGGGTCCGGCTGCTGATCGCGTTCTTGATGCGGAACGGATAA
- a CDS encoding ATP phosphoribosyltransferase regulatory subunit — MNRQSTVPDATLPRGVKDFLPNKAAKIEFLQHSLKRVFHRWAFRPIIPPTLEYLDVLERGLGADLREKTFRFDDRQNGKLVAFTPDITPQVARIVATRMQGAPLPLRLCYSGKVLRHTEQQAGKDREIIQAGVELIGLRGPEADAEMIAMAIECLQSLGATEFTVDIGQVEFFHGVMGNLDLPADRAMAVQQAIARKDASGLAEVLADLHLEERKYAEIMALPRLFGGPEVLDRAADIVANDRSRQALENLRQILAVLEAYGVEQHVTFDLGELRGLGYHTGVTFQGFLSGMGSDVCSGGRYDTLTERYGMSAPATGFAFNLLNLLTALDRDLEQTATQKLDVLILQSGPDKRTAQQLARTLRGRGYACARDIIERPLQDSLDYGRKMNFRHVMIVTAQTGEVRLIKLADNSEQMISLQAILAGDFRL; from the coding sequence ATGAACCGCCAATCAACCGTCCCGGATGCAACGCTGCCGAGGGGGGTCAAGGACTTTCTGCCCAACAAGGCTGCCAAGATAGAGTTTCTGCAGCACTCCCTCAAACGGGTTTTTCACCGCTGGGCCTTCCGCCCCATCATCCCTCCGACCCTGGAATATCTCGATGTTCTCGAGCGCGGCCTGGGCGCGGACCTGCGGGAGAAAACCTTCCGCTTCGACGACCGGCAGAACGGCAAACTTGTCGCTTTCACGCCCGACATTACACCGCAGGTCGCCCGCATTGTTGCCACTCGGATGCAGGGCGCGCCCCTGCCTCTGCGCCTCTGCTATAGCGGCAAGGTACTGCGGCACACCGAGCAGCAGGCAGGCAAGGACCGGGAGATCATTCAGGCAGGGGTCGAACTGATCGGCCTGCGGGGACCGGAAGCCGATGCGGAAATGATTGCCATGGCCATCGAGTGCCTGCAATCCCTCGGAGCCACCGAATTCACCGTGGATATCGGACAGGTGGAATTTTTCCATGGCGTAATGGGCAACCTCGACCTGCCCGCCGACCGGGCCATGGCCGTGCAGCAGGCCATTGCCCGCAAGGACGCCTCGGGGCTGGCGGAGGTGCTCGCCGATCTGCATCTCGAAGAGCGCAAATACGCGGAAATCATGGCCCTGCCACGCCTGTTCGGAGGACCGGAAGTACTGGACCGGGCGGCGGACATCGTCGCCAACGACCGCTCACGCCAGGCACTGGAAAACCTGCGCCAGATTCTTGCGGTGCTTGAAGCCTACGGCGTCGAGCAGCACGTCACTTTCGACCTGGGCGAACTGCGCGGGCTCGGTTATCATACCGGCGTAACCTTTCAGGGGTTTCTCAGCGGCATGGGCAGCGACGTCTGCTCCGGCGGCAGATACGACACGCTCACGGAGCGATACGGCATGTCCGCCCCCGCAACAGGATTCGCCTTCAACCTGCTCAATCTGCTGACCGCCCTCGATCGGGACCTGGAGCAGACCGCCACGCAGAAGCTCGATGTGCTGATCCTGCAGAGCGGGCCGGACAAGCGAACCGCCCAGCAGCTGGCACGCACCCTGCGTGGCCGCGGGTACGCCTGTGCCCGCGACATCATCGAGCGCCCCCTGCAGGACAGCCTTGATTACGGCCGCAAAATGAATTTCCGTCATGTCATGATCGTGACGGCCCAAACCGGTGAGGTGCGGTTGATCAAGCTTGCGGACAACAGCGAACAGATGATTTCACTGCAAGCGATTCTCGCCGGAGACTTTCGCCTGTAA
- a CDS encoding adenylosuccinate synthase, with the protein MANVVIVGAQWGDEGKGKVVDIYTEHADDVVRFQGGNNAGHTLVVGDETTILHLIPSGILHEGKRCIIGNGVVLDPKVFLEEIDKLKKRGYMKDDRQLVIDGNAHIIMPYHKAIDIAREQKSGARKIGTTGRGIGPTYEDKVARRGIRVMDLIRPDTFARKVREMLPEKNFYLEQYLGGKPLSEDAILDEYNGYARQLEKYVDRASLLLNRSIAAGRNVLFEGAQGTLLDIDHGTYPYVTSSSTVAGGACTGSGVGPTTIDEVIGIVKAYVTRVGEGPFPTELNDEMGEQLRREGSEFGSTTGRPRRTGWFDAVALREAVRISGMTGLAITKMDVLNNLDNIHICTAYAYQGQLLEDFPHDLDILKECKPVYEQMDGWQADLGTATSFETLPAKAQDYLRKIEEVCGCPIVLVSIGPRRDQTIQLKNPFDKQGKIE; encoded by the coding sequence ATGGCAAATGTTGTTATTGTCGGTGCCCAGTGGGGCGATGAAGGGAAAGGCAAGGTTGTCGATATCTATACCGAGCATGCCGATGACGTGGTGCGCTTCCAGGGTGGCAACAATGCCGGACACACCCTTGTGGTGGGAGACGAGACAACCATATTGCATCTCATCCCCTCGGGCATCCTGCATGAAGGCAAACGCTGCATCATCGGCAACGGCGTCGTGCTGGACCCCAAGGTGTTCCTGGAGGAAATCGACAAACTTAAAAAACGCGGCTACATGAAGGATGACCGACAGCTGGTCATCGACGGCAACGCCCATATCATCATGCCCTACCACAAGGCCATTGACATCGCCCGCGAACAGAAATCCGGCGCCCGTAAAATCGGCACCACCGGCCGGGGCATCGGTCCGACCTACGAAGACAAGGTAGCCCGGCGCGGCATCCGGGTCATGGACCTGATCCGCCCCGACACCTTTGCACGCAAGGTCAGGGAAATGCTGCCGGAAAAAAACTTCTACCTGGAGCAGTACCTGGGAGGCAAGCCTCTGTCAGAGGACGCTATTCTGGATGAATACAACGGCTACGCCAGGCAGTTGGAGAAATACGTGGACCGTGCATCCCTGCTGCTGAACCGAAGCATCGCCGCGGGACGCAACGTTCTCTTCGAGGGAGCACAGGGCACCCTGCTCGACATCGACCATGGCACCTATCCCTACGTGACCTCGTCATCGACGGTAGCGGGCGGAGCCTGCACCGGCAGCGGCGTCGGCCCCACCACCATCGACGAAGTTATCGGCATCGTCAAGGCGTATGTCACCCGCGTCGGCGAAGGGCCCTTCCCTACCGAACTGAACGATGAAATGGGCGAGCAGTTGCGCCGGGAAGGCTCTGAGTTCGGGTCAACAACCGGACGCCCCCGCCGCACCGGATGGTTCGACGCCGTGGCACTGCGGGAAGCGGTACGCATCAGCGGCATGACGGGCCTTGCCATCACCAAGATGGACGTGCTCAACAATCTGGACAACATCCACATCTGCACAGCCTACGCCTACCAGGGCCAGTTGCTGGAAGATTTCCCCCACGATCTCGATATCCTCAAAGAATGCAAGCCGGTTTACGAACAAATGGACGGATGGCAGGCGGATCTGGGGACAGCGACTTCTTTTGAAACCCTGCCGGCCAAGGCGCAGGACTACCTGCGCAAAATCGAGGAGGTCTGTGGCTGCCCGATTGTGCTGGTTTCCATCGGACCGCGGCGGGATCAGACCATCCAGCTCAAAAATCCCTTTGACAAACAGGGAAAAATAGAGTAA
- the rnhA gene encoding ribonuclease HI: MSESRPVVEIFSDGACSGNPGPGGWGTLLRCGGHVRELSGFDPQTTNNRMELLGAIAGLEALKRPCLVHLTTDSQYVCKGITEWIHSWRKKGWKNSKKEEVANRDLWERLLKLTARHQVEWHWVRGHAGHPENERCDELARQAIASGQKSS; the protein is encoded by the coding sequence ATGTCCGAATCCCGCCCCGTAGTTGAAATTTTCAGTGACGGTGCCTGCTCAGGCAACCCCGGCCCCGGCGGGTGGGGTACGCTGCTGCGCTGCGGAGGCCATGTGCGTGAACTGTCAGGTTTCGATCCGCAGACCACCAACAACCGCATGGAACTGCTCGGTGCCATTGCCGGCCTCGAAGCCCTCAAACGCCCTTGCCTGGTGCATCTGACCACCGACTCCCAGTATGTCTGCAAAGGCATCACCGAGTGGATTCACAGCTGGCGCAAAAAAGGCTGGAAAAACTCTAAAAAGGAAGAGGTCGCCAACCGCGACCTGTGGGAACGCCTGCTGAAACTGACGGCCAGACACCAGGTGGAATGGCACTGGGTGCGGGGGCATGCCGGCCACCCGGAAAACGAACGCTGTGACGAACTGGCGCGCCAGGCCATCGCCAGCGGCCAGAAAAGTTCCTGA
- a CDS encoding NADH-quinone oxidoreductase subunit A: MSADRALHLADSGVLPPAPGWDFVAFFMYAGVALSIVIGLLLAARFLGHRSRTPLKNQPYECGVEPTGAARAGYPVPFYLTAIFFVVFDVEVAFIASWATAYDLLGWRGLAQIAFFIVTLLMALLYLWRRGALDWSRQRR; this comes from the coding sequence ATGTCTGCTGACAGAGCCTTGCATCTGGCCGACTCCGGCGTATTGCCGCCGGCTCCCGGTTGGGATTTTGTGGCGTTCTTCATGTATGCCGGGGTGGCACTCAGCATCGTCATCGGCCTGCTGCTGGCGGCACGATTTCTCGGGCATCGCTCCCGCACTCCCCTTAAAAATCAGCCTTACGAATGTGGCGTGGAACCGACCGGAGCCGCCCGGGCAGGCTATCCCGTACCCTTTTACCTGACGGCGATCTTTTTCGTGGTATTTGATGTGGAGGTGGCTTTTATCGCCTCCTGGGCTACGGCTTACGACCTGCTGGGTTGGCGCGGCCTGGCGCAGATTGCCTTTTTCATCGTCACTTTGCTGATGGCGCTGCTCTACCTTTGGCGCCGGGGGGCTCTCGACTGGAGCCGCCAGCGCCGTTAA